The window TTACTGGTGACATCCCTAACCTTGGTTTCCAGGACTATTACATGCGAACTTCCTGGATCCTGATTCCTGAGCCTTAGTAACTATGAGGAACGATTCTTGCAACTTAAAAATAGCTGTAATCACCATGTAGTAAATAACAGTTGTACACCATACAGTTgctgaaatgaaaaatcaaCTGGTGTCTAAAACCATGACCTGTCGCTGTGTATCTGTACAAGTATCCTACAGGCAACCACTCCAGCTTTAGCAACTGTGAAGATGACAACAGCTACATTTTCATGCACTGTACCCCTTCTTCCTAAaccaaagtaaaataaagtagtCATGAGGTGTTTTTTTCCCAATACTTTGTGTAAAGTGGACAGTAAAGAATCCTATTGCACCAGCACCTATGTACACTAgccattactattattattccaCAAAGACAACTCTTAGCAAAGAAACGTCTGCAAGGAGAAAaggcagctgcattctggaaaaaaaacaagttcatCTATCTTTATATTCTCCTTTCCACATATCAATGGGAATTCCACTACACTACATCAGGCAGGTcgtgaaaaatgtcaaaccagGCGCCATCTGAAATGAACACCCTTGCTCACATAGTGCTCAGTGACTTTCAGATCCTCCAATCACAAAATATCTTTCatatcagaaaacaaaatcaaagagttttttttttttttttacggctaggctaactgttaaacaacaacaacaaattataGTCATTCCCATGTCAGCCTCCAACCCCAGATGCAGGTAGAGTGGGATGAGGGGGTTATTTATGTGAGAGGTGTTGGGGCAACTAAATCTCCATTCCAGTCCATTCCATTTAAGTCAGTCAGTCCTTCCAGTGGGAAGCCAGGGGAGAGTGGAATTAGGCTTTCAAGGTGGGAGGAGGTCAGAGACGCCCCCTTTAAGACCAGTGTTGAGACTGAAAACAATAAGTTAGCAGGAAACTTGTGGAGCTACCCAGCGAGACCGCACTGGAGTTGACAAGAGTCATTAGTGGTGTTGCTCACAGGTCAACGTGGACCAAAAAAAGGGGCCGGACCAGGCTAGTTCAGCTAGCCACTTAGGCAACAGTCCAAATCCTCTTTTCCATAAAGTCTATGGTTCAGTCAGCTCTGGTGGTTTCCTTGAGAGCTTTTGCTTACATCATCCTCTTTTTGaaaaaagtttatatttcatCATTGAGTTGTTTTATCTTTCTATCTTGAAGTCCATGCTGTCACTACACGCTGTAGCATTTCTCCTCAACGTGCAACGATGAGCTGTGGGGCGAAAAGTCacaaagggggggggggggacagatgTTAGTGCAGGTTTGTTGTAtcttgaaaactgaaaaatgagaACTGTGGCAGAGATGGTTTCGCAGTTTTACTTACAATAAGAGTCATGTACTGCCCATAAAAATATGTTCAAGTTTCAGCATTACCGAAAAATTTGCAGACTTTCTTTATTACTGTGTAGCTGacaaagaagaacaagaaataTCTCACCTGCATCACGATACCACACAGCGACAGCTCATACAGTCTTGACCACTCTCATCGGGCGGGTTCAGCTTCCTCAGCTTATGCTGTCTGATTTCCCTGACCAGTGTGTAGAAGGCGTCCTCTACtccctgtaaacacacacacacaggaaggtTAAAGAATAATCTGGGCCTCCACAATGGTTAATTATAAGTGGAGTACACTAGATGCTCATCTTATAACTGGCAGCAAAGCCCACAGGTGTACTCACCACTGAGGCTTGGCAACATTACCATGGCAACCCTGATCATTTCACTGTTAATCACACTGTTAATCAAGAAATCATAATGactgcagtgtttcctctataattgtacaggcctggtggactgccaggccaacaagaacccccgccaggccaaaaaaccttttttttttttttttaaaatgccaacCCcccgccaaatatccattcattcggaaatcaatagagttttggagcctctgtgcagcgctgttccagaaacgtgagtcaacctgTCGATGTCTGGGAAACTCTTCGTAGTGTATTTCCTTTAAGGAATACagcagtgcgtaatgtgtgtgcgtagcgagtgtgtggttaagtgagtgagagagagagcagcaaaaaagtgacggtgaatgcgagcggagcagaggaaaaggttagcagtaagttgtcagtctggcagtaaatgtacagtacagactacagtgtgtcagttaataaatgctgcagcttctcaagacaagaaaagtcttgtctgttgtttcGCCAACTGCTGGAGAAGTGGAGGGGGTCGGCCCCGACGTTGgtgacaatgggttagcctaacctgaccaggttCAcataaggtggactgaccttctCTCCCGAGTTTTGCTCAGCACCACAACACCGCCCCcctcatccccccccccactcccagCTATGAGTCATTGCCTGCGGCATAATAAAATGTTCCCAGCAGTACAAATCACATCATACCGCAGACCGTTCACTGTTCCTGATGTGATGTCCATGAATACACgtgcaaaatgtaaaattacagaGCTGGTACAGGGGGTTTTGTGGTTTGAGAAATTAGTCAGTCAGGTGattaaatgtagtttaaattatgacagagagagggaaagaaagggcTGTTTCCATTAAAGTGCATGTATAAGCTTCTTGTCCGCTACATACCTGTCGTGTCTTGGCAGAGGTCTCGATGTAAGGGATGCCGTAGGAGCGGGCGAGTTCATGGGCTTGCCTTGTGTCCACCGTGCGTGCCGGCAGGTCACATTTGTTTCCCACAAGCACCATGGGAACGTCATCTGAGTCCTTCACACGTTTAATCTGTTCTCTGtaagttgcaaaaaaaaaaaaacccacaaaaaagaaaatggtcaatatttatttactttgctAATCTGTTTCCTTAATCCACCCCAACCCTGCATTTATGACGGTGACATATCCCTTGTCTGGGATCTGCTTCATAAACAACAGCAGCTCTGCCACTGGAGAGCCAACCACCCAGGGAGCTCTAGGACCCTGAGGAAGAGCCAGGGCCCGCCGGTGCTGGGCTGTGCTGCACTgctgaaggagggagggggagggatggACAACAGGCAGGCGGCAAACAGCATTACCTCATCACTACAGCAGCCAGCGCCAAACGCCAGGCAGCCAGGGGGAAACTGAGCGAGACGAGTGGGTCAGATCAATCTATCAGCTCAGCCCTTCTTCTCCCTCAGCCACAGTACAGCAGGATGCATCCACCACAGTGAGCCAAGCCCATCTGCAGTCAACACTGCTAATGGTGTTTGTGCCCACACTTGCTCGACTCTTGATGACGTTACGCGGTTTAGATTATGGACTAGTTATGTGGTGGTGAGGCAGGTATTTCAAGTCTAATAGGCCTATTAAAAGTGCCAATGAACAACAAGTGCAGATATAATCTTATCAGCCTGGTGCAATCTTGTGTATGGTACAGTATAATGATGCTGGCTagttcaaatgaaaaagaaaaaaaataatcaagatGACCTGTAgtgccagtaaaaaaaaaagcctcaacagatctttaaataaatgaacagcTCTAATCAAGCCACCAGCATCCAGCATAGGATCATACATGCTTTCCCAAGTAGCATGATGGTTTTACAGTTATGCTGGCAGTTGTATTAAACAAGCCCCCCCCAAAAAGGCTGGGTTGCAATGGCAACAAGCCAAATAAATGTGAACGTAATAAACTCAAAAACCCTGCGAAACTGTAGAGGAGGTGGCAAACTTAATATGCAGCCTCTTTTACTTGCCACGTGCAAGACTGGCAAGTGGGTGTCTAATGTGATGAGAAAGACAAAATATGGCAAAGAGTGAGAACACTGTCATCTCCAGCTGaaactaccccccccccccccccccccccccccccccccccctcccgccccactccctttctctctttctccttccctgTCCTTGGGAGTGCTACCTCTCCCCCGCTCCCCTAATTGAGTCAGGATCGATTTCATTGGCATCGTGCTGCAATCCTCCAGTTGGGGGCTAAGCTTTCTTTAGCCGTGTTAAACGCTACAGCATGACATCACCCAACTACTGCAGAGAGCTggcacacacatatacccacGCCTCTCCCTCCAGACCCCATGGGAGTCCCTGTAACACACACCGCCGCATATACAAATACGGACACACCTCAGGAGAACATAAATGATTTTGTGTCTGAACTCCACCCTTGACTGGCCATTTGACCTGACCAGaaaatacacatgtacacatctgCAACAATAGATCCCAAAATTCTTAATATCATGATGTGTGATGCCCCTGCTCTCTTTATATGTCTCACACCTGTACTGGTGGATGTCCTCAAAGGACTTGGTGTTGTTGATGGCGAAGACACAGAGGAAACCCTCTCCTGTCCTCATGTACTGATCCCTCATGGCGCTGTACTCCTCCTGACCTGCAGTGTCCAGGATGTCTAGCAGGCAGGTCTCCCCGTCAATCACCACCTGTTTCCTGTAGGAGTCCTGCAGAAaaaggaggggaggaaagaCACCAGGCAaatataagagagagagaaatctgtAACAAAAAACAGACGGAAAACTGAATGTTCAGGTGGGATTTGAGCGTCGGCCAGCAGAGGCAACTGTGAGTCCATCACTGGGGATGTCACATCCTTGGCCTCGGTCACTCAATGCGACGCAGCAAGCAAGCttgcgtgcgcacacacacacacacacacacacacacacacacacacacacacaaagacacacagatgtAATATTGATTGATAAGCTGATATCCGTCATTAATTCCCTATCCACTTCCAGGTCAGACTAACACTGGGAGATCAGAGGAGCAGGGTATCGGAGCCAATGTTTAGCCTTCCAACACGCAGCCACAAAAACATGGGAGTGCCTTCCCTTTGTTTGTTAGAGCATAGGGGCCAGgaatgcaaatacacaaaaaggACATTGTCTGGCCAGAGGCAGGCgtggtgagaaagagagagagagtggagacagagagggagaaaaagagagaagagaggagaaaacactCTCACTggcttcctctcctctttgcaAAGTCTGCAGTGTCTCTCAGTGTCTTgctttcatgaaaaaaaaaaaaaaagaattacaaagAAGGGCGGAGTgaatatttccttttaaaacaaaattaggAACTTCTTCGAAGCCTGACCATTTGGGATAATTACCACAGCATTTGATTAAACTAAATCAACTTGATTTAGACAGAGCTGTTGTAGTAGGGCCCAGACAGTATTTTTCAGCAGTGACTGTGGACATTTGTATTAAACATGTACATCAATGCATGCATGCACTTCTACTGTGTAGGTGTAAAAGCAGTGTACCGATTCGAGGGGGTGCAGCGAAGAACTTATTTTTTAACTGTATGCTTAGTCCTTCTCTACCTTCCTACCCCAACACCCAAGATGCCTCCTTGCAGAATAATCTGTAAAACATGCAGAAGAGAGTCATACCTCTATGGTGGGGTCATATTCATCCACAAAGTGATTCTGGATGAGCTGGATGGTGAGTGCACTTTTGCCCACGCCTCCAGCTCCTACCACCACCAGCTTATATTCCGTCATCTTTGCCGCTGCTGCTCACCACACACACCAATGCTGGAAAGAAGAaatggcagagagagaaaaggttaGCTCACTGTCCAAACCTGGTaatttctgtgcatgttttttgtcaaacatgGGAGCTTTGACAAGCTTCACTCTGCCACTGGACTGCCATAATGCGGTTTATAACCAGTGGTGTACACAAAACATACAGCTGTTACCATTATTGTCCAGTGGTGAGAAACAtcagtggtttgtgtgtgtgtgtgtgtatgtgcagtggGTGCTGAGGTTGAGACCCTCAAAGGggaatgttaaaaatgtgctGAAGGTACTCAATGTTCCAATCCTGTCCCGCTCAGtgtgagcagcagagagagtgtgtgtgtgcgtgtgtatgagagggagagtgagggagaAAAAGGAGGGGCATGACACCGGTAGACTGATCCTCATCACTCAGGCTTCACGTTACTGATGGCTACCTTTGAATCCACGGTAGTAGACACCAGAGCAACCAGAGCACATGgcaaaaatcagaaaatcaccaaaacaCCACCTCCCCCAAAACAGAAGCATAAATAGAGCAATGCCAATAACTGTTTACCAAAAATATTTGAGGAGGTCAAAAGTTAAATATCTTTGAAATAAACCTGCATGTGCACATCagcctttttttccttttccacaaCGAGCTAGGCTATATCATTTCACTACTGCAACAAAGCTAGGCTATTTCTACGAACTGTTTCTTGATGCTTTGCCATGGTTCTTCCATAGGGATCGATCCATAGCAACAGTACGAGAGGCCTAAAAGAGGATTTTATGACTCCAGGTGTACCTTCAGTTGTCCCCAATGGACCCACTGAACCCACTTAATAGGTCTATTCGATGCAACAGAGCTACTCTGATCATAAATCAAAGCATGTTATTAAAGAAACATGTTGGTCACAAGAATACCCACTCTGGATCTAGTGGGTATTTAAGAACAGAACAGGaaaagcaaagtattttctgtACATTTCTGACTTGGAAGGACCTGCACAATTCTGCTATATTATCAAAAATATACTCGGAAATTTGGATACCTTACAAGACAATGTTGCCTGTGGACATGTATTTGAAATTCACAACtaaatgtatgaaaaacaaCCTTTCAAATCCCTTTAGCTTTGATGAATGTTTTTCTATAACTCAGGTAGATGGTTAGAAATTTACACCCAAACTAACAAGCAACAGATGGCAGCAGAATGGATGAACAGAGCGTTGAGACACAGAGGTTAGTGGTAAAGGGCAAATGTAGGAGATATGGTGAAAAGCTTGTGTCATTTGTGCCATTACAGAGGTAACCCTTGAGTCAGCTGGAACCACACATGTAGATCCATGCATCGACACAAGCCAatacaaaggcacacacacacacacacacacacacacacacacacacacacacacacacacacacacacacacacacacacacacacacacacacacagatcccctgacatcaccaccaccaccacaacattGCTGGCCAGTGAAATTCCAGGCTTGTTGAATCAACGGGTAGAGAAAGCAGTCATATGGGTGTTGCCGCTGCATACAGTGGTAACGTGTGACTCAGCGTTACTGCAAATTTACCACAAAGTTACCAAATCTGTGACCTGAGAATGACCTGATACCAGCCCAGTAGTAGACACAATGGCACACATGAGTCAAGAATTAGAAAGACAAGAAGCTATCAGAGATTTTGCaagatttaataaaaatacaagcTAGGGCTAGTGTGACCAAACCTATGGCCGCCCACATGTAAAGACAGCTGGAGGCCCGTGGCAACTTTAGGAACCTCCCGTGGTTACAGCCTCAGTTTGACATCATTTGGACAACAATGAGTGgcaaggtgatgtcatcacagcAATGTATTCTCTTTCATCAGAGCTCAGAGGAAAATCACTGGGAATTTCTGTGTCTGTCCAGAACAGAGTGACCAGGGGTGGCACTTTACTTTCACTTTCTGTTTGACAGTAGTGGCAAAAAACTCAACTCTAGACATTCTTGCGCAATTCCCCGTCGACGAAGATCaacttgaaaataaaaccacttGGATTCAGCTGCTGGCTCGACGGCCAGAATTGACATGAACAGTGCCATTTCCACTTTCAACACagacttataataataatgacatcaGAATTGTATTATGCTCTTTTAGGCACTGTTATCAACTTATGTCCCATTTAGGGCGGCCTCAAATTTCTCTTCCTCAAAACTAGTTTCTCTTAAGTCTTGTACTACGGACCATGCATTTCAGACTGAAACAAGGTCACACAGGGTTAAATATTTCCGCCTGCTCATCGACAGAGTCTCACTTTGCTGAGGAAGAAAATCACTAACTTGTACCACTTGCTACCGTGTGTAATCAATCCGTCAGGATTTCATGAGCACTACGGGTCACATATGCCGTTTTACCTTCTCTGGGGCACCAACTGTCATCCCTTATATAAAAATCCACAACATGTTGCTCTGTTAGTCAAACTCCTCTCGCACGGATCAGCGGTGAACACCAGCGCTTCGGCTGAGCAGAACACATGCACACCCTCTCTCTAGTGTTTTATCTCCCACGGGAGcacgcgcgcacgcacacacgcacatacatacacaaacacacacacacagctggagtGAATATTCACAGTAACAGGATTTTGTAGAAGGAGAGGAGTAACAGGTGACATGAAAACAGCTTCTGGACAGTTTAATTAAATGACAGCACAGCGTTCAACTAAAAGTACCTTTATAAAGCAAATTCAGTGGGGGAAGGGGAGTCAAAAGTAAGTATGCTCCTATATTTGTCTCTGGGTGTGGTGT is drawn from Thunnus thynnus chromosome 5, fThuThy2.1, whole genome shotgun sequence and contains these coding sequences:
- the LOC137182813 gene encoding GTPase HRas, coding for MTEYKLVVVGAGGVGKSALTIQLIQNHFVDEYDPTIEDSYRKQVVIDGETCLLDILDTAGQEEYSAMRDQYMRTGEGFLCVFAINNTKSFEDIHQYREQIKRVKDSDDVPMVLVGNKCDLPARTVDTRQAHELARSYGIPYIETSAKTRQGVEDAFYTLVREIRQHKLRKLNPPDESGQDCMSCRCVVS